The sequence gaaacaaccactgtaaaaaactgaatccgtataatcgatgttaagtattgttagatacacaaaatgtgaacaatagttataataagaatacttccagattaaaccgtctacagttacggtttattgagaaaaatactgatatctccttatattttaggctttattgcaaaaattttatgtggtaggtcgttttgtgatacaacagacctacacatatgcatcaaatgtgctatcttgaacatttttaaaatcactgctcccaaaggtaaactggacctttaatagtATGATATcgttaaaaacaatcaaaacctcggagtggactcccattataacgaagtcctcgggaccggcagttttctttggttatatccaaatttcgttataaccgaacaaataaagaatacaaatacatgtacatagagaGGATAACGTTGCGGCCTTAATTTTTACTTCGTagtaactggaattttgttatactagtaaccgtgttcgttataacggaagtgCATTTATACGTAGTAACGTTCCATGCATTCACGTGACTCGCTGTCATGGcccatatctttttcttttttttcaccctaGTGGTGCCATAAGCTACATCTACGTGGTGGAGACGTATCGCATTCACTCATGTGACGAGGAAAGATGCAGAGAACCAAGTCTAGTCCACTCACCAGAAGAGAGCTCGACTCGGACGCATCATGACGGATGGACCCACACTTGAGGTACTACCATGGCGTGCACTGTGCACTTCATCTAATCAGAGTTACAGCAGTTAAGGCGCCAggtgtatgatgatgatgatgatgatgataatgatgatgataatgatgatgatgaggatgataatgatgctaatgatgatgatgataatgatgatgataatgatgatgatgaggatgataatgatgctaatgatgatgatgataatgatgatgataatgatgatgatgatgatgatgatgatgatgatgatgatgatgaagaagcatttatatagcgccatttatcagtggaaacattcaaaggcgcccggctcccacaatgtgtcacacatcattcacaaagttgctaGAAAAGATAGGTCTTTACCTGGTTCAGATTTGAAGGTATATATTGAGGTTGTTCCAATTCCGAAGCGTAGGTAGAGAGTTCCATAGACGTGTCGTAACAGAAGAGAAGGCTCTATCCCCAtacactggcgtagccaggggggaggggggggggggggcgatgggggcggtcgccccccccccccccccccccaagatttggaccggggatttgggaggcggaaaaaaaaatgcgtgtatactgtatgcatgcacatgaagcgggtttcctttgcaacctttcatcaaataagatcatgttttttttttaatatttcactcaaagtgtgcaccagatcgttgaatttcaattcaaaatatgcaaaatctctcgtcctccccctctgtgcctctttccctagcttagtacactttttagatttacaacaacaaaaaaaaatgaataattctgagtgcacaagacttatcactcatattccgaaaactcaaagttccctcatgtataagggggatttccccttttaatcgaccctttcctccctcagtccccccccccatcagttttttgtttgtttgtttgtgatttcccaaatattccatcaaatatgcgtatatgagatatctcaatttcagccttaaaaaggcaaaagctccatcgtaagggaagggtggagataacactcgcccacgccttctgctcgcccgcccctcctccctccccccccccccccgccatgcatagaagtagactgtggctacactttgaacataaacatttttccaaatatgacacaaaatgtgtgcaccaacgtttaactgcaatcagaaaatcattcaaaatctccttccacagacacttctcttctgattgacaaatttccagatatttcAACAAAAGTGTACGTGCgtcagattgttgaatttcagttctaaaagcttaaagctgaaaaaaaaggctcccttgaatatgggagaggtatcttgccacccattcattgcttgttacccactatagacttagtacatttttgggaatgacaatttccgaatttaccacaaaaagtgtgccccagatcgctttatttcaattctaaaaacgcaaaagctccgcgagcgggagggggaatcccccttcccctaagctctacctcactagactttgtacatacacacagatgatgcacattcggaataagagctaaattccgtgattttaacacttcgatgaaaaagtattgcacaaaaaatttgcaccagatcgctgaattttaggtctgaaaacgcaaaatcaccttcgtgtgggaggggatatgcccctatctacaccctcgtgtgcatgatttttctgtttgattgctgaacagaaagcaccctcccctcccccctcgctcgctccgctcgctcgggttcagtcttgttcatgatattcagtgaaaagaattaatacaagaagtgtatttaaattgtaacataattataggcaaattgttcaatgataatctacatcaaaatatactgcaacatTAAacgactgtttcaactcgttgaaacacgcaaaaacatgcataaaataaaacctgcaccatttgcaacatcaaaatgcaaaaagttctcaccgtgggagggggtacactccctcccacaccctcccctctcccctcgctcgctccgcttgctcggattcggattataccattttataggcaaattgttcaataataatctacatcaaaatatactgctaccttaaacaagtgggactgtttcaagtcgttaaaacacgcaaaaacatgcatcaataaattgcaccatttgcaacatcaaaatgcaaaaagttctcaccgtgggagggggtactgtttcaagactgtttcaagtcgataaaacgcgcaaaaacatgcattgaATTaaaccatttgcaacatcaaaatgcaaaaagttctcaccgtgggagggggtacaccccctcccacaccctcccctccccccctcgctcgctccgctcgctcggattcagattataccattttataggcaaattgttcaataataatctacatcaaaatatactgctaccttaaacaagtgggactgtttcaagtcgttaaaacacgcaaaaacatgcatcaaattgcaccatttgcaacatcaaaatgcaaaaagttctcaccgtgggagggggtacaccccctcccacaccctcccctcccccctcgctcgctccgctcgctcggattcagattataccattttataggcaaattgttcaataataatctacatcaaaatatactgctaccttaaacaagtgggactgttttaagtcgataaaacgcgcaaaaacatgcattgaATTaaaccatttgcaacatcaaaatgcaaaaagttctcaccgtgggagggggtacaccccctcccacaccctcccctccccctcgctcgctccgctcgctcggattcagattataccattttataggcaaattgttcaataataatctacatcaaaatatactgctaccttaaacaagtgggactgtttcaagtcgataaaacgcgcaaaaacatgcattgaATTaaaccatttgcaacatcaaaatgtaaaaagttctcaccgtgggagggaggggggggggacacccccctcccacaccctcccctccccctcgctcgctccgctcgctcgggttcagtcgcgttcatgatattcagtgaaaagaattgatacaagaagtgtatttgaattataccattttataggcaaattgttcaataataatctacatcaaaatatactgctacattatacaagtgggactgtttcacgtcgataaaacgcgcaaaaacatgcagcaaattgcaccatttacaacatcaaaatgcacaaagttcttaccgtgggaggggggacaccccctcccacaccctccccccttgctcgctccgctcgctcgggctctgTCGCTTccctccctcgcagactaaccgccccccccccccccccctatgatgaaatcctggctacgccgttgtccCCATACATTTTAGGCGGTATTGGGCACATGGAGAATCAGTCCAGTATAACTTTATAACGTATAGTTCTGGTAGCCTCTTACGTACACTGATAAGTGCAGACACGTATCCAGGGGTTAAGTTATGCAAAGCCTTGTAAGTATAAAGCAGCAAGATCTTAATACTGCACTctatatgtatattgtatgtatgtatgtatgtatgtatgtatgtacgtatgtatgtatgtatgtagtatgtatgtatgtatgtatgtatgtatgtatatatgtatgtatgcacgTATGTATGTAATTATGTGGGTTTCTATGTACTGGAGAAAGATCCTCATTTTCTATATGCCAATATGCTGTGAGTTTGTGGTATCACTATAATGCTTTTTGATTCAGCTTGTCTGCGAATTAAAACTGCATAATAATTATGGGGTGTCAATGAACGTGGAACGCTTTCCACGACTGTCGTAAATTTAGGAGAAATTTCTATTcacgtcatcgtcatcatccgAAGtatagtaaaatcaaacaaacggAATCGTCGTTGGTTACTTTTCTATATACGGGACTTGTAAAGAGCCATATGAGTTTTGATTTGAAGATCCATAGACAATAGAGGATCTTGATTAAAGCTAAACTCAATAGATAGCTTTTGTTCGTGTGTTTAAAATACCTTACATCCTCACTGGAGTTTGTCATCACTCGTTATGTTTCTTCTCTTTTGAAAAGAGCAAGAGAAGGGCAAACCCATAACACCATGTTCTTATGACTTGCCGTATGTGTAATTGTGGAAATGTGAGATTTCATGACTATTTCGTTTAGATGCATGCGTTCACATACATTTTAATATCCGTTGTGTCTGGCAATGAAGCAGAGAACTTGGCTATACGCGCGagacagaaaatatgaaatatcgaGCATAGTATCATTTCACCAATCTCTCGCACAGAAGGAAAGGTTTTTGTTACAACCAGTGGGAAATAATCCATACCCGTAACTTTGCGGCTGTTGGATGATTTACAGTGTGGTTTGTGTATAAACAGCTGGTATACAGTGCAAACATAACATACGTCCAAGAAACAGACCAGTCTGTGATGTTCTCATTCATATAATTATGCCGAAATCATATATGTTTTTCCCCACAAGAAGATTCTCTTGAATCGTCATGCGGAAATAAAAAGTAAGAGTGAAGTACCACCAAAGTATTTAAGTAACAAGGGATATCAAGGATTGATGATTCATCTGTTTCGTTTTAGAATGTTGCTTTCGGGCACACTGCTGTCAACAGTATGTAATTTCTAGAAAGGATTGATATTGAATGCAGAAAGGGtatatacgtatgtatgtatatatatgtatatatatacatattataggtaacatatgaataaaatatatgaggaaaaagaaagtagtGTGTAGCTTTGAAATTATTATTCCCCTtgtactgttcctccttttttggaatatatatatatatatatatatatatatatatatatatatatatatatgcatatatatgcccATGTTGGCATGTCTGATCAATGTGGCAATGTGGCACATCCGTACATTAAAAGAGTATGAACAGGGGGAAAAGGTAAAAAGACAGGATTTTCATCTACCAACTAAAAGGTGATGGTTCTCTGTcagtgtttgttttgtcttcccACCGTGCAGCCAGCCGATGTGACTCCTTTCAGCTTCCATCTTGGCACCTCCGAAACGATCCTCTTTAAAGCCTGGACGATATCATCCATTGGAGGTTCGTGGTTATCCTATTCTACCTTATGGGATACGTATAGCCAAATATAATGATGTCGGTAACTTGATTTTAAATGTTATCCTATATACAGCGAaacattttgttatatcatgATATGGGATATCGGTCGGCAAATAGATGTAAAAGATCATGCGATAATCGAACTTTTTGCTTTTGTTCGCCCACTAGAGAAGGGCGGAACACTTCTACATATTCCATCGAAAGCAACGCATTGATCTTTAAAGCATCAATATGATTACACAATGTATGGCAGTAAGTCGCTGCGCAGGCGCGAAATCTGAGGTTCCGTTGAAGGCTGAGTGATTATGTACCATCTCTCTCAAACAGGACCTCTCTTTCATACTTGAACCCTTCTTTCGTTCTTGCACCCCCTCTCTCCACCTTACCCCACTCTGGCGAACATCCACAGGTCTGATCGGATCATGCCTCGCCGTCTTCCTTTTCGCCCTGGTGGCCGAGGGCGTGGTCGTAACGATGCGGAGACTTCAGCAGCGGTTCGCCACGGACATCCGACATCGGATGGTTGAGGCGGGATGCACCGAATCGACCCGGCTCGTGGAGGAGCAGGCCGAGGGACAGTGAGTGACCACTCGACCATCACACTATGAGCCGTGtgcctctttttttccccaagagTCGTTGTCAAATCATATCCACTCCACACACTTCATCTATCAATTTTGACAAACATACATGAATGTTGCGTTACAGCAATCACGCAAGTAGAGAAAAccgacagaaaaacaaaaaaacttcatGGCACAAACGAGCCACAGACACTCATAATACACACAGACTGCAACTAAAACCTTTACACATTCTATTATCATGAAGCACACATAACAGTTAAGAATCCGATATAGGTAATAATTTCCGGCTATGCTATGAGCATCTCGCAGGCTGGTATATTTGCGCACTCTATATTGATTATAAATGtagataaaaatgaaacaagtaaAAGAACTTATAAACTAAAACCATAGGACGGTGTTCTTCTTTACCAAGTACTGGGACGTTCTCAACATGCTCAAGCGCAATTTGGCTAAAGTGTCCAAAGGAGATTCTAGAGGTGAAGATTAAAACGACATTTAGTGTATTTACCTTCAAGAAATGGTGACTTTGCAttctaataatgatgatatagaCACATGTCATAAAATACAAGTGATAAACATAAATGTTCAATGTATAAAAATAATACTAGTAATCAGTACCGTGATCAGGGCGTTGCACATGATAATTTTCATGTCAATGCCATTagccttaaagggatcgtatagttttggttgagatctaatttcaggtttctaacatttttttagtgagataatgagaaacctcgtatgaaataatatgaaagagcctgtaattccatgaggaattcaaattttatttgatgaaaattggttttaaaatggctgagatatccaaaacagagcgattcttataaagtgtgggacccaccttttattactatcgctttgttctactttgtttttggatgtttcagtcattccaaactcgattttcatcaaataaactttgaattcctcttaaaatggtatgctctgtactatttcataagtgttttcttggtatcttgcaaaatgctaaaagcccaattctcatctccaccaatactgtaccatccctttaaaggtcctgtttaccactgggagaagtgattaaaaaaagtgttcgagttatcacatttgacgcatatgtgtaggtcagtggtatcacaaaacatccttccatataagaatgttgcaataaagcctaaaatattaggagatatcattattttactCAGTAgaccataactgcagacggtttagtctagaaacgtttttattataactattattcatattttgtaaatctaacaatacttaacattgattatttttattcaatttttcacattgggtgtttctatccctaactcacattttagaactattttcaagcactaatgctgggttttgtttcatctgcatatttcttatggtaaataatgcctttaaatagCCATcaaaaaccattaaaaaaaaacacgattaTGTTCAGGGGTCGTGGGACGATTTTTAGGGTGGGGGAGCTGCGAGtcggggaaggggggggggtctaggGTCAATGGAACACGACCAGTTTTTCCATAGTCAGTTTAGCTTTCTCACGCAAATTTACCTTTCTGTTCAATTTCTTTCAGAATTCCGATGTTGTCATGGATGCATTTGCTACTTAGCGCCATCTACGTTGTCAGGGTGTTTCTGTTCTACACTCTGATGCTGGCCGTCATGACCGGGAACGTCTGCATCTTCCTCGCCGTAGTCCTGGGCGCCACTCTGGGTTATTTCTTGTTTTCAGGCCGAGACTCAATCAGCTTTAACCTCATGAGCATCAAGAAATGATCACTTGTCTACTCCTCATAAGTGACAGTGACGATGGCCAAACTTGCCCGTGGACCGTGAAAACATGCTCTATAGAATATAGTGATTGCATGAACTTGAGGTCAATATTGCTGATGCGATAGGAGGCAAGATTCTTTTAAGTTACTGGGAAAGATTATTTATGAGATGTGATGTTCGTCAAGATTTCTGAAACACACCATGCTGTCCAGTGAGCACGCAACGTTCTGCAGAAAGAGAACGGGGTATCGAAGTCAATCGCAATGTGCAGGGACAAGCAGGTCTTGCATACTAGCAGAACGGCATGAACCCCGTGCGTTAGGGGCGCTAACCTGAGGGTCGTAGTACACTTCAGAGAAGCTGCAGTGTCTCAGTTCAACGTGTGTAAACTCACGTTCGTTGATTTCCTTCATCTTCTTTGCTCAAATTCGACGTAAACTTTTGATGGCAAGTGGATTTGAcgcaattatcattattattttaagcCCTACGTTCTACGCATGTTATATTGTCATTTCGTGAATCTTTAAAGTGGTAGTCATACTTTTACTCACAAAAAACGCGGACAATGCAAAAATCCTTACCTTGCACATGGGAGTGATACATAATGTGTCTCAATGTTCTTGCTATTTGCGCTAGTTACATCATTTAGCTCAGGCGATCTATTTTGATATCGAATCAAGATTTGTCGTGTGACAACGAGttcaaaatgtgtctgtcatttacactgacgtcaatggactatcatgatgtcttatctaacatatctcttagtaggatgagtgtttctgcatgaaatttggcctggaagaagagctcattatgtgaattatgaaaacatcaataactcaaattcggatggtatgtcacttgcttgcttttgccaaagtagggcagagtTGTCCTCTTGATCATTGGTCAAATTGCCATGTAAATAAGAGTTGAATAAAACATAAAGATGATTATGCATTTGGACGCTGTGAAACATTTTGTATCATTGTTCTGTCGATGTTCTGAAAACAATACATCTCAccattttcatgaaacggaGAGAAACGACACCGTGTTCATGTTGATTCTGCGATGATATACGTAACTGGCAGTCTTTAGATCTGAAAAGAAAGTAGAGATATGCTGTTTAACGAAGCAAGAACTGTCTCTACCAATTAGTGACCGCGAATCGCCAATCGCCATTCTTAGGGCAAAATTTCTAATTTTCCATGTTCAATATTCATTGATGATATGTGTTCAATATTTTGATCAGATCGCAACTGAATCATTGCAGTCCTATActaatttgataattttattcatctattttttcattcatatcatatatcattcaTATTCTGCCGCGGGGTTCCCAATGAACTTCTACGGAAGCTGGCAGCTGGGTGATCGGGCCAAACCGTTTGCGTACAGCACACAAAACTCTACACGTTCTGTGATACAGCATTATTACAGTGTCATTACTCCATTGACATGATTGAACCCGATCTGTCGTGATCTCATCAAGTGTCGTGGCTCCCTCTACGGCAAAAGCTTATCGGTGTCGCCGTTTGTACCAAGCGTTGACGGGGGTAGTTCGACCGGGTGGGAAGCTGAACAGgttaaccctttttgtgccagggactttgggaCAACGCTACGGGGTTTTCTGTGTCAGTAggcactcaaagcacataaAGAGCTAAAAGACAACTTGAcccaaatataattatgtgcgTGGATTGAATGactgcagcaatgttagtagaacacatttgGGAAATTTGAAGCCAATTATTCGTTCGAACGATATTCGttcaaaagttctgaatttttTATGTTTCGGTTCAGCCGTCGTTGGATGAGAACACTACTGCAGTTCATGATGTCACGTATGTACAACGCtatgaagaaaattccacaaattttcattttttaaaaatgacacattcccttgacttgttattgatatgaattttaaacataatattattccccctgctttctgaaagaggtgaGTGAAGTGCGCTTTCATTATGCGAGACGTCATGCGTGACGTCAGAAAGTATTGTGGTCTTCTCACCCAACaatggctgcaccaaaactttaaaaattcagaaCGTTTAAACGTATTGTCAGATTTTTCttaaactttcaccgatgtgtcgtcgctaatattgctgcatttacgcAATCCAAAGTAGACATTCCATGTGTGTGCGAACTGCAAAGTGGATCCCTGGCTGGAATGTTCTCAAGGGTGTTGAGTGAAGGCAGTGTATGCGCAGATTTTATTCCAGTGAGTATAGTATAGTGAgtatagtagtatagtagtagtatagtatagtagtagtagtagtagtagtagtagtagtagtagtagtagtagtgatgatgatgatgataatgataatgataatgataatgatgataaaaataataataataataataatgagaataataatgataataataataataataataataataataataataataataataataataataataataataataataataataatatgttattattatcattattctcattattattattatctatttattattattattattattattactactactactattattatcatcatcattattattgccaTCATTATCAGCATCAGCATCAGCACCATCATTATTTGGCTGACTCAATTTTAGAATGGCGGCATGTTGTAACCCCAAACACCGTAATTTATGTTAAACAAAAATCAGACCTACAACTTTTATGGACATAATTGAGCCAAGAGAAAACCTAATTACAACCGGTCAAACACGCTTTCAAAATGAACGAGAGATCGATGCGAAATGCAGGGATATAATCAAAGTACGCTATGTTGTACACGCCCTTCTTAATCTCTCTTGCAAGGGTTTCATGAATTACAAGATGGTCCATGGTATGTGGTATAGCACTACTATTACAGCTTAAAGCTTTAGACAGTGTAATGACGACATTCAAGCACTATGATACCACGTGATTCACCTGGTATGGGGTTACGTAACAGCATATTTCTTTTTGCAATATTCTAATTGATTATTTCCTTTTTAATCTCATTAACCTTTCTTCTTCGTTAAAAGGATGGCACatgcagtattggtggagatgagaattgggcttttaactttttgcgagataccaagaaaacacttatgatatagtacagagcataccattttaagaggaattcaaagtttctttgatgaaaatcgggtttgtaatgactgagacatccaaaaacaaagtaaaacaaagcgtgggtcccacactttattagaatcggtctttttttgatatctcagccatttcaaaaccaattttcatcaaataaaggttgaattcctcatagaattacatgctctttcatatttcttaagatgtttctcataatctcacaaaaaagttagaaacctgaaattaggtctcaaccaaaactgtacgatccctttaaagtaaaaAGCACTTTGTATATCTGAGATGCAATGATTACTCAAATCcaaagcaaaataatgtcatcaaagtaaaaaagagagagagaaaaaaaaattatggacCCGTTTTCTACTGTTATAAAATTTAATGTTGACATCTACATTCATGACATTAGAAGGATCTTAATCAcatcttacatgtacatgtataacagaCGTCAAAAATCTGAGTAAAAGTCCAAGAAAGTCTATCAAATTAGCAGTACATTGCATGCAGACACATCCAGTATTCAATATGAATGTGACCTACAAAAGATAACGGACTAAATGATGCTCTTCGTTATTTTGTAAGTGACTGGAATCTAACTGGCTGATTTTAATTGTACATGCGATGATTTTAATTGTGATGGAATGTTGTATAAGTATTTTTCGTTATATTGTCGGCAATATTGAAACGAATGCACAACATAGTTTGCTGTACCGTGTTCTGGAAGACCGTTTGAGACGAGAAATTGAGATCTATTTCTTTTGTGATATTCGTCCATGATCAAGAAAATGAATCTTCGTATGGTAATGATTCTTTACACCTGAAGGCGTAAGACACAATTCCCTGAAAACAGTCTTAGCAATATGAGGCACATCAGACTAATTACAGAGGCTATGTTGTCTGTTTACTGACCAGCTATGAGACTGTTCTCACACAACGTGAATTACGGAATGATGTGTGTAAGCAGGGAGGAGGtgagacgaaaaaaaaaagcacgtgTTGGTCATTGGTTAATTCTATTTCGTTAGCATTGTCGACACGCACAATTCCGAACGGAGACAAACCAAACAAGATTTTGGGACGAAATAGAATAAGGAACAATAAAAACCAAGTAATAATGAGTAATCAGGACCTCTTCTCTTATTTCCAAGTGCTAAAGTGAGAAACCTTATCTCCACTTAGACTCTTAATCTGTTTGAGCACGCCACTAATCCGTTCTCACAAAGCAACGTCAGGCTATCACATTCTTTGACTTTGAACGCGTATTAGGACCGTGCTAAGCGTCATATTAGTTTCTTAAACACTGATTGTTAATGTTAAGTGCATGGTCGCGACACCTTACTGGCGCGATGGTAAATCCGCCATGAAGTATGTCGTTACCCTCGACTATTCCTGGTCACACAGTCCGGGTGTCGAAAGGCAGACGACACGCCTGAGAGGGCTCCTGTCGTATAGGTTTGTTCTACGGCAGAATCAGCGCCGCCGAGGTATGTTGAAACAAGTGCACTCGCCGGGCGAATTAGACCGTGGTGATTACAGGTCTTGTTCGCGAAATCGCCGAGATGAAAGAGTCTCGGCAGACGGCAAGCCCATTAGGTCGTCGTCTGCTGTTTCCCTAGCCCCCAACAGCTGGTTTCTGCATATATAGATCCCTATGCTCCCGTATTTGCTGTACAAGCGCCCGCTCCCTAGCCAGAAACTAGCCGACTTGCCCTCGGAGACCCCAGCCCAATCACAAAGACATTCAAGTATCGGCTAACTGGTGTTTTATCGTGAAAAATCCAGTAAATTACAGACAGTGTGCTAGATTGGGCAGGCTGTAAAGTCGTTCAAACGGGGTCGAAGGGAATATCTGGTTTCTGTATCGTCTGATCATATTATCGACACTCGTTAACAATCTCAAACTATGCATCCTTTAGTTTCATCACTTAAAACCTGAGGAGTTTATTGTGTCAGCGCGGGAATTTCAGCAATGCGTCACGTCGGAAACGCGACGGTTGCATGTTTGTCGCCCTCTGCGGTAAAAATTAGTATAGGTCGGATCGCTTGGTAGTTGCAGTTGCGTGCTTGGTGGA comes from Diadema setosum chromosome 17, eeDiaSeto1, whole genome shotgun sequence and encodes:
- the LOC140240530 gene encoding high affinity copper uptake protein 1-like, giving the protein MVLCQCLFCLPTVQPADVTPFSFHLGTSETILFKAWTISSIGGLIGSCLAVFLFALVAEGVVVTMRRLQQRFATDIRHRMVEAGCTESTRLVEEQAEGQIPMLSWMHLLLSAIYVVRVFLFYTLMLAVMTGNVCIFLAVVLGATLGYFLFSGRDSISFNLMSIKK